The sequence TCTTGCTCCCCGCCTTTCTCTCAGAATGTGGTGCCTTTGTGTGTTCGACGCTCCcaccctcttcttcccttcccttgtTCTGTTCTCCATGCGCGCGCCAAAATATTCTTTTCTTTCATAGCTTTTCATGGATGTCTGTTCTTGTGggtatgcgtgcatgtgcctGCAGAGATGCTGTAGCTGTGTTGAGTGAttctctcccgctctcttcTTGCGTTTGGGTATCGACAAAGGTGGCCGCTTGCAgggcctttttttttccttctttctctgcttCGCTCAGTGACTTCGGTAGCACGCAGGTGCGCACGTGTCCAGGAAAAGATGGGCAAGCGTTAGCTGAGGTAACCCGTGGCTTTCGAGTGCACGCTGACATCTTCTTGCACCTCCCACTCCTGGACACCCTCATCCCTACCCTGCTTTCGAAGACGTGTGACCGCTGTAGCTGTCGTGCCAATGAGCTTCCATGCGCATCCCGGGGACGCATTGCCGCGCGTGAATCCACGGCAGCCACTGTGTCTTCACAGCTTTCCGTCTCTCATCCGAATGTGGGAGGCCTATATCCCTCTTGAAAACGCGTTGAtcagaaaacgaaaacggcaacaacaaaacacgCACCCGAACAGCGCAACGTCGTTTTAAACGGAGCAGCGTGACACGACTACTTTTTTATGTATTGCTTGGCTATTCTGGGTGAAGCCATCAATGATGGAGACGAAATACCACGTTCGTCCCGCCCTTCACACTGACCGGCGATGTATGCAGCAAGATGTGCTTCTTGTAttgctctctctttctctatTGCTGCATTCGGCATCAGAGTACGCGTTATCGGTACGCAAGGAACTCCCCCGCCTGCTgcctcgttttttttttgcgtaTTCACCGAGACTCTCCGTGCATTACCGCTcactctcttctctctcctctctcgcgcttcctcttcgtttcatatttttttttctgtttgtttTCAGCCGTCTACATCGTCCTCAAACTTCTCTCTATCcttgcccctctctcgcgtgTATCTAACGAAGGCACCTTTGCTTTTTAGTGGAGGAGCCGGTCACAacggagacgcacacgcacacgcatagGTGACACGAAAACAACCAAATACGAACCCCCCAAACTCAGCTTGCCCGAGgtatttttcttttttggaTGTAGTCACGCTCTGCTCTCTGCACTTCGAGTCTGAATcctctatttttttttcttgttttcgtTGTTTAGTTCTTTGCGTGCAGGCCTCGTCCGATCTGCAACACCCGTGGGTGACACTGTTACCCCGTAATCAACCACCCAGttccactgccgctgccttcccctccctcgtcATTAACTCGGCAATCTCTTCACTCTCTCTTCTCGTTTTATTTTTATTCACGTGCCTTTCGCCACGTCGTCTCGGTctcccgcggcggcgagcactACTTCTCCATCCTCTACGTCGCCCATCTTCTTGTTTTCTGTGCCGCTTTCCTTTGCGTGCGCGAACGCCCTGCCGATCCCTCACAAACTACCCACAGGAGGGCAGGCAGGTAGGCACGCAGGCGCCCCTCCTCACCCACCAAAAAAGAATAAAAGCGCACCCGTCTATTTAAACGGACACGCGCGCAATAACCCCCTTTTttccaccaccagcagcaagGAATACAGGCAGATAAGCAATCTCTTGTGTGTTGATACATATTGATCTACATATATATTCCTCTATTGATATATTTACCCCCTCCctcaaacacacacacacacacacctcttcctcctccccctccccctccatttccgacctcctccccttctccttttttttgtgggtTGATTTCGTTTTATTTCTAaggcctctctctttttcatTCTCTGACGGACTCGACGGGTGGTGGCACATGCTCCATATACGCACATCAAAAAGCGCACCCACGTAAAAGTAGACCACACGTTGCGTGCGTCCAGCTAGTTGTGACTTGAGCTgattttgttgttgtttttggTCTTACTTTATCTCTGCCACAACGAAGGCCAGCGAGCCCTCAACATCCGCATTTTTTATCGGCTCTCGCACGTGTCGGACTGCTGTATTTCGTGCTCTCACGACCACTGCGACCACCTCTTCAGCAGTGACTCTTATCCGCGTGtgccttcttttctctcaCGCCCTAACGTTTTCGAAACTgcgcttgttttttttttttcatcgcTGAGGATTCatctgcctctgccgccatGCTGCGCCGTACACGGAGGGCCCTCCGGCCAATGGTGATGAGTGCGGCCGAGTCTGTTCAGGACATTCACGATGGTGCCACCATCGCGGCCGGTGGCTTTGGTTTTTGCGGCTTCCCGTTCGAGCTTTTCGACGCCGTCAACGCCACCAAGGCGACGAACCTCACGGTGATTGGGGCGACAATGGGCGGCGTGGACAGCGGCTTTGGTCCGCTTGCGCGAGACGGGCAGCTAAAGAAGGCCATCACCACGTACGTTGGCGAGAACCCGCTTTTCACGAAGCACCTCTTTCACGGCGAGTTTGAAATCGAGTTTTGCCCCATGGGCACGCTGGTGGACCGTCTGcgcgctgcgggtgcggggcTGCCCGCCTTCTACACCCCCACCGGCTACGGCACCGCAGTAGCCGAGGGCCGCCTCCCCGTGCGCTTTGCGCCGGGCAAGGCGGTGAGGGTGGCCGAGTACAGCCAGCCACGCGAGACGCGGCAGTTCAACGGGCGGTGGTGCACGCTggagatggcgctgccggcggactttgcgtttgtgcgcgcgtggaaGGCGGACAAGCGCGGCAACCTCGTGTTCCGCGGGACGACGCAGAACTTCAACCTTGCGTCCGCGAAGGCTGCGAAGGTGTGCatcgcggaggtggaggagattGTGGAGTGCGGGGAGCTGGACCCGAAGACGGTGCACCTGCCCGGCGTGTATGTGCACCGCCTGGTGTGCCCACCGAACATCAGGAGAGCCGCCGAGTTCGTGGTGGAGCGCAAGCCTGGGTTCTCGACGGGGACCGGGAAGAACGCACATGCAGGCCGCAATCTCATAGCTCGCCGCGCAGCCCTTGAGATCAAGGATGGCATGACACTGAACCTTGGCATCGGCATCCCCAACATGGTGGCGAGCTACATTCCGCCTGAAATGgacgtggtgctgcaggGAGAAAACGGCTTACTCGGCATTGGCCCCTACccgctgccggaggaggtggacccCGACATCACTAACGCCGGCAAGCAGACCGTCACCATGAGCAAGTCAGGTGCTTCGCTGTTCGACAGCGCCGAGTCCTTCAGCATGATTCGCGGTGGTCATTTGGACTTGACGATGCTTGGCGCGCTGGAGGTCTCTGGCACCGGCGACATTGCCAGCTGGTGGGTGCCTGGCAAGGTGCTGAAGGGCATGGGTGGGGCCATGGACCTGGTGGTGTGCGGTTGCAAGACGATCGTGCTGATGGAGCACACGGACAAGGAGGGTAAGTCGCGCGTCGTTGAGAACTGCAGGGCCCCCGTCACGGGTCGTGAGTGTCTTGACATGATTATCACGGATCTGGCCGTCTTTGTCGTGCAGAAGACGGCGGGGGGTGTGAGGTCGCTGGTCTTGATGGAGATCGCCGAGGGTTtgacggtggaggaggtgaaggccAAGACTGAGGCATGCTTCGCCGTGGCTGCGGACCTCAAGACGATGCCGTTGGCGCCTGTTCCAAGTCAGACGTAGAAGGGTGTGGCTGTGTGGATGTCCGCTGTCGGTTGTGGATGATAGCAGTGCCGGTTGGCGCTTTCCCACCCCCAtttgtttgcttgttttctCGCCTGTTTCCATGAGGACTCAGGCGTCATTATTATCTGTTTGGGGATGGCAGAGACTTGACATCTTGTCAATGAAGAGCGATGCCTCacgtctctctttccccacgtgtgctttttttctttgcgctTAGCAGCTTGGAACTCATCGTTTCAGCTTCCGTTGTGTGCAGGGGCGGATGGTAGCGCCCTTTCGGGAGCTGTGCACGCGGCTTCACGCGTGGAATTACGGACTTGACGGCTACCACATCGACTTCACAGCAGGCCGGCGTGTcggtctctctctgcgtACGTGTGCACATCTTGATTCATTCCTTTCGCCGCGCTGTCCAAAACGGATGGGTCGTGGCGCCTGCGAATCAACACGGCGTCATGGCATTCGGTGCGAAGTGCGTAGTAAAAAAAAGGAAATAAAGTGCAAAACACAACCGTTCGCAAAAAGGGTCTAGAGGTCGTGGTagcccctctccttccttgACTGCTGCTCCGAGTGCTGTGGTGCTTCAGATTTCTTCGATAAGATGGTTTCGCGGATCGGTCAGGGAGCCGCGCaagcggagggggagggaggtcgAGGGCGACAGCGTCTCTCTGACTGGTTCtgcttcttctgctgccCACTGcgggtatgtgtgtgggcacAGTCGGCAGCGTGCAGCACGGCTTTGAGTGCatacaaacacacgcacacagtcCTCTTCTGCACAACCACCTCTCCAtttcgctctcttttttctgaTCTCGCGGGCTCGGCAATGCCACTGTGTACTCCTGACCTTCGCTTCGCTGTTCCTACACGCATACACTGGAGCACGCACGTACATTGTGAGCTTCCGTGAGTGGTTTTGCAACACATTGAGGGTatctcccttttttcttgtaGCTTCCACGCTACCACACCAACCCCTTCGCTGCGGCTACTGTCGGATGCGTACGCGGCGAAATCGAGCGTCGACTCATACGCTTGACGGTGTTAGTATCCGTTTGCCTCCGCGCTGCTCTCTGCTCCCTTTTCTTCGTCGTCCGTCTTTTCGCTTTGTCGGGTGCATTCCCTCCCCGCGTCGCTCTGTGACCGAGCAATACGTGCCGTTGCGTGCATACAAGCGCTTGTGTGTCGACTGCGTGTGCAAGTCGATGCTTATGCTTTTTAGTGTGACGGTTAGGGAGTCGAAGTACGGAAAGGCAGTGCGCCCGTAAAGCGGGCGAAGGGGCATCATTTGTGTGCATAATTCGCTTACTCTTCTTTGGTTTTAGCTTTTCTCGGCTCGGATCACTCATATCGTCGCGTCGCTGCCCCATTCCATCCAGCCGTACAGCTACAGGCGCCCCGCGCGCAGATCGACAGAAGAAGTGGAAACCCCGATCCCTGCATCGTCTTGTTGGATTTTGACCGTTAACTCGCCGggcttttctctctctctctatacCATCTCTCTCACCTCTCCACCGAGCGTGCCGTCTGTCGGGGGGGGGCTCCATCGCTAGTAAACAGTCACGTTCCACTTCTGTGCACCGGGCGCGCGCTAGGCCCACACGGATACATATCGACGCGTCTACCAAGATACTCTGTCCATACACGGCCCCCTTGGTCGTGGTGCACTTCTATGCCTTGTTTTCTTCTCTTGGCGGCCTTTCAGCTTACTCTAAGACTTGCTGTTGCCAGTTACACGCATCTGTGACGCCTCCACTCGTCTAGCCGATCTACCGACGCGGACAAACGCACGCCCGGGCGCGCACGTCCCAGTACTCAACAGACCCCGTTCTCCCGCCTTTTCCCTTGCTCGGCTAGGGGGAGTGGTACGCAACATACAAGGAGACATCAACAccgacgaaaaaaaaacgctaCACAAAGAGCCGCGTTGTTGAGCATCTCGACGCTGACCTGCTTAGTGTCCGATACGGTGCCCATCTATGCACGCGGAGCGATCGCTCGGCGAGCCGAAGCGACAGGCGCGCTTCTCACCGTTGCCAACGTCAGCACCGCTCCTCTCTTTCGACGTGCTGGAGTGGATCCCCAGCAACAGCGAGTTGCTAGCGCGTCTTCCTGTCGGCCGTGCCGCGTCGGAGTACCCCCCCGACAGCCGCGCGCCCGTGGCTTGTAGTGAGGGGCGAGTACACCCGCGCGACTGCACCGCCTTCGAGTCGTCCTGCGGCTCCTGGACGTGCTTCCGGACACTAtcccgctgcggcgacgctctTGTGCTGGAGGATGCGCAGCTTGTCGACGTTGGTGCCGCTCGCCGGCACGTGCTCACGTGGCAACAAGGCCCAGGCCGCCTCCCATCAGACTGCGTGAGGACCCGCTACATTGGTGCTGACATCGTTCCCCGAGATTCCCTTCTCGCCAACCGACGCTGTGAGGGATCGGCGCTTCCTGCACAATCCCGCAAACAAGAGATCCCGATGCAGGATATCCACTCCGTACGTCGCCACTGTTTCCAGAAGCCCGTAACGCTTGTTTTTGACGCGAGGGGCCACTCAATCAGCGGACGGGACAGAGTCGACACGACGGCTCGCGGCGATCGTGCGAAGTGGGttcttgcgcagcgccgccatcatcgcAGTAGCGGCTCGGAGATGGGACTGACTCTGCAGTGGCGCTACGAGCTGTGGGGTCCTGTCGGCGTCATCTTCACtctgcgaggcggccgccgcattTTCTTGGCCTTCGCGTCGACGCGACACGCGGAGCAGATAGTGGAGCTACTGACCAGCTTTGCTACCGGCGCCGAACTTGGTCGCCGGCAGCCGAGTTATCACTCCCCTCACCAGAGCAGCACTGGCGCATCCGCGTCTTTTTCGCAAGTGCCCGCGTGGTCTGTCGGTGATGACATCCCTTTCGCTGCTTTTGCAAGTGGCCCGCAGGCAGCTCCGCTCTCTTCTGGTGcactgcagcggtgcgcttCGCCGTCTTGCGTCTCCGTGCACATCGCGTCATGCGAGGCGTCCTTGCGAGAGGCGCCGGCAACGCCATGCTCGCCGCGAGGCGACTCTGCGTTCTCGTCGGCGTGGGCTTTTGGGGCCCACTGGCTCGTCCCTTCGACACCTGCGGGGCCGCAGACAGGAGAGCAACGGCGAAAGACGGGATCCTTCACGGGTGAAaactcgccgtcgccgctcacTGAtaccgtggcggcgtcgcaggAAGTGGGAGGGACACTAGCTGCGAGCTCACGTCGTGGCTCGAGCAGGGTTCCTGGCAGCGGGTATTTGTACTGCCGCCCGTGGGGAGAGGCATCGCGGTACCTGAGGTACTACCTTAGGGTAAGCACGTCGGCAGGGAGGAGCCACGTTGTCCGTTTCTCGCGGCACCGGCTACGCCTGTGGCAACGGCTGCGGCAAGTCTTTGGAAATGAAAAGCGCACCGTTTCGCTAGATATGCGTCGCACCTCTGTCTGCCCAAGTGTCGCACACGAGAATCTGTTGCGAGTGACATACCTGGTCGAGAGTTTTGCCCAGTACAAGAGCTTGCAGCCactcggcggtggcgtggtgTCTGTGGGTCCGATGAGCGACTTGGCTGCCTCGCGCGCTACGCCTCGACGGGAGCTGGAGCTGTGCGCTGGGCACCTGGTAGTCTTCGAAGCGCTGGCCAAGTCACCCGAGGAGAGGACATCGTGGCTTGCGTGGTttcgcagccgcggcgctaCGGTGCAAGCAcctgccgacgctgctcaGCTGGGAGATTATGCTGGTGCCCTGCGAATGCCCCAGAAGCCAGTGACCTTTCAGCAACTCGGAGGCGAGCCGCTCCTCGTCACCTCACCTGCGAGCAGACCTGGACAAGAGATGTTGCTCTCCAGTACGGCGGATCAGTGTGCGTCGGCCTGGGAGACACCTACCTTCTCCGCAGAAGCGGTGGCTTCTCTGAAGTCACTGTGCAGTGGCTCGCCGCACCTGCCGCTAAAGGAGCAGTCAGAGGGGAGACGAGGCGGCTTTCGAACCGCCGCGgagac is a genomic window of Leishmania infantum JPCM5 genome chromosome 30 containing:
- a CDS encoding succinyl-coa:3-ketoacid-coenzyme a transferase-like protein; this translates as MLRRTRRALRPMVMSAAESVQDIHDGATIAAGGFGFCGFPFELFDAVNATKATNLTVIGATMGGVDSGFGPLARDGQLKKAITTYVGENPLFTKHLFHGEFEIEFCPMGTLVDRLRAAGAGLPAFYTPTGYGTAVAEGRLPVRFAPGKAVRVAEYSQPRETRQFNGRWCTLEMALPADFAFVRAWKADKRGNLVFRGTTQNFNLASAKAAKVCIAEVEEIVECGELDPKTVHLPGVYVHRLVCPPNIRRAAEFVVERKPGFSTGTGKNAHAGRNLIARRAALEIKDGMTLNLGIGIPNMVASYIPPEMDVVLQGENGLLGIGPYPLPEEVDPDITNAGKQTVTMSKSGASLFDSAESFSMIRGGHLDLTMLGALEVSGTGDIASWWVPGKVLKGMGGAMDLVVCGCKTIVLMEHTDKEGKSRVVENCRAPVTGRECLDMIITDLAVFVVQKTAGGVRSLVLMEIAEGLTVEEVKAKTEACFAVAADLKTMPLAPVPSQT